The nucleotide sequence TGTAAATATATCTATTAGCTATCATTGGACAACCCGGGTACCATAGCGTATCGTTCAGTGGCGTTTCTATGCAACATTTCACGATGGTATCTTTCATCTGACCCCATCTTGCGAATTGAAATAATTACATTGGTACAATTAATCGAATTACGCTTCAAGTAAAGTTAATTACTATCTGAGTATCTCAGGAAATATTATGCAATTAAATaagtattacattacatcacTATCTTCCTAAATTAACGTATTGAGATCAAAATTGGACTTTCGTATTCTACGTTTGTGTGCACTTCCATTGTCCACGTTACTTAAATAAACTTTTGGAATACTCTAACAATCGAATtacattaattgaaatatatttgtaaGAAATATTACTTAAAAGGGTATGCGTTGCTGGTGCAGTTGTAAACTTTAACTTCATGATCACGATGTAGCGTAACATGCCATGCAGTACATATTATCGTGTCGACTACGAAATCGACAGGCACTAAATCCAATCTTGCATCTCTCGTACCCCGTATCGCTGTTGCACACCCTTTGCCGACTGGCAGAATGATACCTGGGTATTGAATTGATTTAGAAATTACTTGTGACTTTCGATTAGCAGAAATGCAATGCTAAATAGATAGAAATGAGTTCTCCTAATAGTGAGCAACAGcaaatttgaaatataataatgataatctGGTGGAGATCCTCTCATTGATCCTCTCACAAACAAATCAATTAACTCCAATTTTAGGAAATATAAGGAGTATTGAAAAATTACTATCGGAAAAGATCTATAATACTTGTTAATGCAGACATATTCTCTATCCAACCAGGACATGGTTCCTCCAAAGAGGCGCCAATTATGCTTGGCCGCATTATCGCAACTGGCAGATCTCTGCACTTGCTTGCTACAATCTGCTCTGCTAAATTCTTACTGAATGTGTATGTGTTTGGATAAGTTTTTAAAAtcttttcttctatttcatTGATCGACGTGTTGTCTAATTTGTCACAGATATCGATCACCTCCCAAGGCGTCAAACTCGTGCTGCAAAATTAATAGTAAGTGCACATATTCTTCACGCtataattagaattaaaatattcataaaccATGGAACAATGTTTGCGCGTAACTTATTCTTACGTATAAATCTTTTCTCCAATCTCAGGTAAATTCGCATTACTATAAGCTGTGCTGACGTGGACGAAGCTAATTGGATGCCTTATTTCGTTCCAAAGTTGGATCACACGAGCAGTACCTTTCGTATTCACATTAACAGCCACGTGTAACGGCTCATTGAATGTCACAGTGGCTGCGATGTGAAACACTATGTTCACTTTCTCTAACAACAGATTTCTATCTTCTCGCGAAAGACCTAAATCTGGCAGACTCACGTCACCTCTCACAGGATAAACTCTGTTGAAAAGTG is from Bombus vancouverensis nearcticus chromosome 17, iyBomVanc1_principal, whole genome shotgun sequence and encodes:
- the LOC117165132 gene encoding fatty acyl-CoA reductase 1-like, whose translation is MDTINKETNENGINKGLNETSSLEEFYADSGILVTGATGFVGKGLLEKLIRICPRIAAIFLLIRPKTNKTIEQRFKKLIDDPIYDAIKAKNTALFNRVYPVRGDVSLPDLGLSREDRNLLLEKVNIVFHIAATVTFNEPLHVAVNVNTKGTARVIQLWNEIRHPISFVHVSTAYSNANLPEIGEKIYTTSLTPWEVIDICDKLDNTSINEIEEKILKTYPNTYTFSKNLAEQIVASKCRDLPVAIMRPSIIGASLEEPCPGWIENMSALTSIILPVGKGCATAIRGTRDARLDLVPVDFVVDTIICTAWHVTLHRDHEVKVYNCTSNAYPFKWGQMKDTIVKCCIETPLNDTLWYPGCPMIANRYIYNVRSVIPHILPAFIMDNFLRLRGSKPIWMKLLKNGNKLFISLQYFILHEWTFQRDNCSDLARKVKMLNDSDAVKLDLRDMDWEKYIAMYQVGIKKFILKEDFNSIARQRLSRLFWIQQITKICGIMVLLLIIYCIVY